Genomic segment of Deltaproteobacteria bacterium:
AGATTGCGTCGAGCGGAATCCGCAGTGAGCGGGCGGAGGTCGCGAACGTCCCCGAGAGGAAGCCCCCCGCGAGGAACCCCGCATCGGCATGCGGGCGTTCTTACCGGCCGAGGTCGCCCGAGAGGATGTACTCCTTCGCGCTGTTGACGGCGGTGGCGGCTTCCCCCGCCCCGGCGGTGATGAGGAGCACCTTGCCGGGGTAGGTCACGATGTCCCCCGCGGCGTAGACGCCGGGCAGGTTGGTGGACATGTCGGGAGCCACCCCGATCCCGCTCCCGACGATGTTCAACCCCCACTGCCGGAACGGCTCCATGTTCGTCAGCATGCCGATCGACAGGACGATGTCGTCCACCTCGAGGGTCTCCTCGAGCCCGCTTCGCTCGTTCCAGATGACCGCCCCGGTCACGCGGTCGTCGCCCAGCACCTCCTTCAGCGTGTAGTACGGGTATCTCACCCGGACCCCGGAGGAGAGGAGCCGGTGGACCATCGCCTCGTGGGCCTGCCACTTGTACATCCGGTGGCACAGGGTGACCTCGGCCGCGATCCCGTCGAGGGAGAGGGCCCAGTCCACCGCGCTGTTCCCCCCTCCGACGATCAGGACCCGCTTTCCCCGGAGCGGCTCGAAGGAGTTCAGGTAGTAGTGGATCCCCTGCCCCTCGAAATCGATCAGGTGCGGTATGTCCAGCTTCCTCGGGACGAACGCGCCGCACCCGGCCGCGATGATGGCCGTCTGCGTGTAGTGTGCGCCCGCCGGGGTCGAAAGCTCGATCACCCGTTCGTCGAGGACGCGGAGTCCCGTGACCCGCTCGTCGAGGACGACGGTCGGCTCGTACTGCATCGCCTGGGCGGCGAGCTCGCGGATAAGGTCCGCGGCCACGATCCTGCGGTGGCCCGCGACGTCGAAGATCTCCTTCTCCGGGTACATGGAGATCAGCCGCCCGCCGACCTGCGGGTACGTCTCGATCAGCTTGGTGCGGCACTCCCGCAGCCCCGCGTAGTAGGTCGCGTAGAGACCCACGGGTCCGGCGCCGACGACCGTGATGTCGTAGAAATCCCTCTGGAGGACCATCCCGGCACAATCATATCTCAAAGTTCGGCGGAACGCCTCATGGCGGGGCATCGAAGACGGAATGATGGGCGTATCCCGAAGTCGTATGATATATAGTATCAATTTGCCATCCCGCCGTTCCGGAGCAGCATGAATGGAGTTGAGGGACATGAAGCACCTTGCGCGTGCGTGGAAGCGGGGGACCGACTTCCTCGGGACCCGGTACGCGATCATGTGCGGTGCGATGACGTGGGTCTCCGAGGCCAACCTCGTGGCGGCCATTTCGAACGAGGGGGGGTTCGGCGTCCTCGCTGTGGGAAACATGCCCCCGGACCTGCTCGCGCGGGAGATCGCGAAGACCCGCGAGAAGCCTGCTCGCGCGGGAGATCGCGAAGACCCGCGAGAAGACGCGGAACCCGTTCGGCGTGAACCTGATCACGGTCGCTCCCGCCTTCAAGGACCACGTCGAGGTGGTGATCCGCGAGAAGTGCCCGTACGTCTTCTTCGCGGGGAGCATACCGTCCGGGCGGGACATCGCGGCGGTCAAGGCGGCGGGGCTTTCGCTCGTCTGCTTCGCCCCGGTCCTTTCGCTCGCGAAGCGGCTGATCAAGCAGGGGGTCGACGCCCTGGTGATCGAGGGGAACGAGGCGGGCGGGCACATCGGACCGGTGGCGACGTCGGTCCTGGCGCAGGAGTTCCTCCTGTCGGTCACCGAGGTTCCCGTGTTCGTCGCGGGGGGGATCGGCACCGGGGAGATCATCGCGCAGTACCTCTCCCTGGGGGCGGCCGGGGTCCAGCTCGGGACCCGCTTCGTCGCCGCGGAGGAGTGCGTGGCGCACCCCCGGTTCAAGGATGCGTTCATCCGGGCGGCGGCGCGCGACGCCATGCCCACCACGCAGTTCGACCC
This window contains:
- a CDS encoding NAD(P)/FAD-dependent oxidoreductase; amino-acid sequence: MVLQRDFYDITVVGAGPVGLYATYYAGLRECRTKLIETYPQVGGRLISMYPEKEIFDVAGHRRIVAADLIRELAAQAMQYEPTVVLDERVTGLRVLDERVIELSTPAGAHYTQTAIIAAGCGAFVPRKLDIPHLIDFEGQGIHYYLNSFEPLRGKRVLIVGGGNSAVDWALSLDGIAAEVTLCHRMYKWQAHEAMVHRLLSSGVRVRYPYYTLKEVLGDDRVTGAVIWNERSGLEETLEVDDIVLSIGMLTNMEPFRQWGLNIVGSGIGVAPDMSTNLPGVYAAGDIVTYPGKVLLITAGAGEAATAVNSAKEYILSGDLGR